From the genome of Dickeya aquatica, one region includes:
- a CDS encoding chorismate mutase: MLRTICLAACLISTSVLAAQSNDLASLVNQRLGYMKDVAGYKAAHHLAIEDLQQEDNVLKASRQQATQYGLDADSVTPFIQAQMDAAKAIQYRYRADWLATPETNWQPRPLDEVRASIATLNATLLQQLADALHQQGVDLKQLNHTAFIHAVTQKHLSVHDKERLFTTLKQAKLQK; this comes from the coding sequence ATGTTACGGACAATCTGTCTTGCCGCCTGCCTCATCAGTACCAGTGTGCTGGCCGCACAAAGCAACGATTTGGCCTCGCTGGTCAATCAGCGACTCGGCTATATGAAAGATGTGGCAGGCTATAAAGCGGCCCATCATTTGGCCATCGAGGACTTACAGCAGGAAGACAACGTACTGAAAGCCAGCCGCCAGCAGGCAACACAGTATGGGCTGGATGCAGACTCGGTCACACCGTTTATTCAGGCGCAAATGGACGCGGCGAAAGCCATTCAGTATCGCTACCGCGCCGACTGGCTCGCCACACCGGAAACAAACTGGCAACCCCGCCCGCTGGACGAGGTTCGGGCCAGCATCGCCACACTGAACGCCACCCTGCTACAGCAACTGGCTGATGCGCTGCACCAACAGGGGGTGGATTTAAAGCAGCTCAATCACACGGCCTTTATCCACGCCGTGACACAAAAACACCTCAGCGTTCATGACAAGGAACGCCTGTTCACCACGCTAAAGCAAGCTAAATTACAAAAATAA
- a CDS encoding TA system toxin CbtA family protein — protein METPSPSPAREASSCLSPVNVWQQLLTYLLDKHYGLTLNDTPFCEEAEIQAHLDAGVSLPDAVNFLVERYELVRIDRSGFSWQEQKPFLNAVDILRARRATGLLKP, from the coding sequence ATGGAAACACCATCCCCCTCCCCGGCGCGGGAGGCATCGTCATGCCTGTCACCTGTAAATGTCTGGCAACAGTTATTAACTTACCTGCTGGACAAGCACTACGGGCTGACGCTCAACGACACGCCGTTTTGCGAGGAAGCCGAGATCCAGGCCCACCTCGACGCCGGAGTTTCGCTGCCGGACGCCGTGAACTTTCTGGTGGAGCGCTATGAACTGGTGCGTATCGATCGCAGCGGTTTTAGCTGGCAGGAGCAAAAACCGTTTCTGAACGCGGTCGATATTCTCCGCGCCAGACGCGCCACCGGCCTGCTCAAGCCATAA
- a CDS encoding DUF4942 domain-containing protein, which translates to MQTEPEVLTGHTELIGSTNIARIVTGRDAALQQIEQLITRLQAISTLTATIGGGTAEDWALKPGHRYDCWLTETPDKAMPAIIRTLDSHIWRDLMLKSGMLSLMDAQARSQWHKNLDEGDLPTISEANILSTFEQLHQSKREVFERGVINVFKGLSWDYKTNHPCYFGKKIIISNLVTYHRWGFGLNWGWRRDQLADLERMLSLLDGKPIPDNRGDVTIRLMNHIRDNPHQQEYEDAYFSVRYFQKGTGHLIFKRPDLIDQMNDIIAKHYPGMLAAR; encoded by the coding sequence ATGCAAACTGAACCCGAGGTGTTAACCGGCCACACCGAGCTGATTGGCTCGACCAACATTGCGCGTATCGTCACTGGACGTGATGCCGCGCTGCAACAGATAGAACAGCTCATTACCCGGTTACAGGCTATTTCAACGCTAACGGCGACTATCGGTGGCGGCACCGCTGAAGACTGGGCATTGAAGCCAGGGCATCGCTATGATTGCTGGCTGACAGAAACGCCTGACAAGGCGATGCCAGCCATTATCCGCACGCTGGACAGCCATATCTGGCGCGACCTGATGCTGAAATCCGGCATGTTGTCACTGATGGACGCACAAGCCCGCAGCCAGTGGCATAAGAATCTGGACGAGGGCGATCTACCGACCATCAGCGAGGCCAATATTCTCAGCACGTTTGAACAGCTTCACCAGAGCAAGCGGGAGGTATTCGAACGCGGGGTGATTAACGTATTCAAAGGGTTATCATGGGATTACAAAACCAACCATCCTTGCTACTTCGGTAAGAAAATCATCATCAGTAATCTGGTGACGTACCACCGTTGGGGTTTTGGCCTGAACTGGGGCTGGCGACGCGATCAACTGGCCGATCTGGAGCGGATGCTGTCCTTGCTGGATGGCAAACCCATTCCTGATAACCGGGGCGATGTGACTATCCGGCTGATGAACCATATTCGCGATAATCCTCATCAGCAAGAATACGAAGATGCGTATTTTAGTGTGCGTTACTTTCAGAAAGGCACCGGGCACCTCATCTTTAAACGCCCTGACTTGATCGATCAGATGAACGACATTATTGCCAAACATTATCCGGGGATGTTGGCGGCGAGGTGA
- a CDS encoding type IV toxin-antitoxin system YeeU family antitoxin, giving the protein MPFAVIPLTCQEKSTLSLSDAPEWGLEHTLKPRFGARLVQEGCHLHFLADRAGVTGTFSATVACHLEHRFPLMVKQLEQKLVTGELDPYRQQRVTLHDGILTCEADTLGSAGYVYITIYPTTVATPATAFPSP; this is encoded by the coding sequence ATGCCTTTCGCTGTCATTCCATTAACCTGTCAGGAGAAAAGTACCTTGTCATTATCGGATGCCCCGGAATGGGGGCTTGAACACACCCTGAAACCGCGCTTTGGAGCCCGGCTGGTACAGGAAGGGTGTCACCTGCATTTTCTCGCCGATCGTGCCGGTGTGACTGGCACCTTCAGTGCAACCGTGGCCTGCCATCTGGAACACCGTTTCCCACTGATGGTGAAACAACTGGAGCAAAAGCTTGTGACCGGTGAGCTCGATCCCTACCGACAGCAACGCGTCACGCTGCATGACGGCATACTGACCTGCGAGGCCGATACACTGGGCAGTGCGGGCTACGTCTATATCACGATTTACCCGACCACGGTGGCCACACCGGCAACTGCATTCCCTTCACCTTAA
- a CDS encoding DUF6088 family protein: protein MTMRDRIQSRLKSSTRYVFTRDDFKDIGSYAQVGKVLRNLVSEGVLLKVGYGVYTKARQNSITGNIMPSAPGGSSAVIIETLECLNVPYRFVGATAAYNSGKSTQIPVSLEIETPLSFKRVLSVGNSKLNA from the coding sequence ATGACGATGAGAGATCGTATTCAGTCTAGGCTGAAGAGTTCCACGCGTTATGTCTTCACTCGTGATGACTTCAAGGATATTGGCAGCTATGCCCAAGTTGGCAAAGTATTACGTAATCTGGTCAGTGAAGGTGTATTACTGAAGGTGGGCTACGGGGTATACACCAAAGCTCGTCAAAATAGTATTACTGGCAACATCATGCCTTCCGCACCAGGGGGATCTTCAGCCGTGATTATTGAAACTTTAGAGTGTTTAAATGTCCCTTATCGTTTCGTTGGTGCAACGGCAGCGTATAACAGCGGGAAATCCACGCAGATTCCTGTGTCTCTGGAAATAGAAACCCCGCTGAGTTTTAAAAGAGTGCTTAGCGTAGGGAACAGTAAATTAAATGCATGA
- a CDS encoding membrane lipoprotein lipid attachment site-containing protein: MRKYILFFFMIIMLTGCITKSQAPDPLQVQLANYGKLPEDYKQGVKNHFYYRLKDPYSAHYKFFEPYKGYSWVMNVPVDKEQLMFGWIIPVSVNAKNGFGAYAGATKVMMIYSNGQYHELPTLKEKVNITRVP; encoded by the coding sequence ATGCGAAAGTATATTCTGTTTTTTTTCATGATAATCATGTTGACAGGCTGTATAACAAAATCACAGGCACCTGATCCGTTACAGGTTCAGCTTGCAAATTATGGAAAGCTGCCCGAGGATTATAAACAGGGTGTTAAAAATCACTTTTATTACCGCTTAAAAGATCCCTACAGTGCCCATTATAAATTTTTCGAACCTTACAAAGGTTATTCGTGGGTAATGAATGTTCCGGTTGATAAAGAACAATTAATGTTTGGCTGGATTATTCCGGTATCAGTGAATGCTAAAAATGGATTTGGTGCTTATGCGGGTGCGACGAAAGTAATGATGATTTATTCTAATGGACAATATCATGAGCTTCCCACTCTAAAAGAAAAAGTAAATATTACGCGTGTGCCGTAA
- a CDS encoding type II toxin-antitoxin system RelE/ParE family toxin, with protein sequence MEILWTQKAQDDLERIYRFASQYSRQHADDVLDRLFIGTTELVDHPRIGVSQTRYEPREVRKILFDDYEVHYEIQHNTIYIVDLWHTREDR encoded by the coding sequence ATGGAAATACTTTGGACACAAAAGGCACAGGATGACCTAGAGCGCATTTATCGGTTTGCCAGCCAGTACAGTCGGCAGCATGCTGACGATGTGTTAGATCGCCTGTTCATCGGAACAACAGAGCTTGTTGATCATCCAAGAATCGGTGTATCTCAGACAAGATATGAACCCCGTGAGGTGAGAAAAATTCTGTTTGATGATTACGAGGTTCACTATGAAATTCAGCACAACACTATTTATATCGTCGATTTGTGGCATACACGAGAAGATCGCTGA
- a CDS encoding MFS transporter, which translates to MNPVLLFFLALVFIADGLMVFLIPVMVYAETHSLTYSGFSYALWWLPRIVLIPALGSLIDRLGIRPVSIASDATKAFGCLLLCLVLNFADQPMTLSIAAGLLGACISIGNAQTLTAMEKLIALRSQQLDRDANLLTRLDLLGMVLGPIIGMLLYEYSFITLLYIAATLYLCNAYYFLTSRLFTSTPEYSQDNKETTPCLASGSLFSSLMMLKRPFIILMILLAMGNNLFDGLVESSGAALIENQMGLSVKYFGFIDLCAGIAGFLSTLIYAHALKHMRRESLLALGLGLIVISSLLLTRALTQPALFISCYALGIVGKVFTGNIMRSLRLRLIPTDRLASVSSLIAMLNQSVLPLAGGLLFVCERYGWPLTGCLYFAIVLSLLAGSGLLIGLRRTLAVTSLSANRPDHAAEKGA; encoded by the coding sequence ATGAACCCTGTTCTGCTTTTTTTTCTTGCACTGGTATTTATTGCCGATGGCCTGATGGTGTTTCTGATCCCCGTCATGGTTTACGCCGAAACCCATAGCCTGACCTATTCTGGCTTCTCCTATGCGTTATGGTGGTTGCCGCGTATTGTGCTGATCCCGGCGCTGGGATCGCTCATTGACCGGCTGGGAATACGCCCGGTGTCGATAGCGTCAGATGCCACCAAAGCCTTTGGCTGCCTGCTGTTATGTCTGGTACTGAATTTTGCAGACCAGCCAATGACGCTAAGTATTGCCGCCGGTTTACTCGGTGCCTGTATTTCGATTGGTAATGCCCAAACCCTCACCGCTATGGAAAAGCTGATTGCATTACGCAGTCAACAGCTTGACCGCGATGCTAACCTGCTGACCCGGCTGGATCTGCTCGGTATGGTACTGGGGCCCATTATCGGGATGCTGCTATACGAATACAGTTTCATAACGTTATTATATATCGCTGCAACGCTCTATCTCTGCAATGCCTATTATTTCCTTACTTCACGTCTGTTTACTTCCACACCAGAATATTCACAGGATAATAAAGAAACCACACCCTGTTTAGCATCTGGCTCCCTATTCTCTTCCCTGATGATGCTAAAACGCCCGTTTATTATTTTGATGATCCTGCTGGCGATGGGAAATAATCTGTTTGATGGATTAGTCGAATCCAGCGGTGCTGCATTAATTGAAAATCAAATGGGCTTGTCAGTGAAATATTTCGGCTTTATCGATCTCTGTGCCGGTATAGCAGGATTTTTATCCACATTAATATATGCCCACGCGCTCAAACACATGCGCCGGGAAAGTCTGCTGGCTCTGGGTCTTGGGTTAATCGTTATCTCATCGCTGTTACTGACTCGAGCCCTGACACAGCCAGCGCTGTTTATCAGCTGTTATGCTTTGGGTATTGTTGGCAAGGTTTTTACCGGCAACATCATGCGCAGCCTGCGATTAAGGCTTATCCCCACCGATCGTCTGGCCAGCGTCTCTTCTCTGATAGCTATGTTGAATCAATCGGTGTTGCCATTGGCTGGCGGGTTGCTGTTTGTCTGCGAGCGCTATGGCTGGCCGCTGACCGGTTGCCTGTATTTTGCCATCGTGCTGTCGCTGCTGGCAGGCAGCGGTTTGCTGATTGGTTTGCGGCGCACACTGGCCGTAACCTCACTATCAGCAAACCGGCCAGACCATGCCGCAGAAAAAGGCGCGTGA
- a CDS encoding HNH endonuclease produces the protein MAATSRWTREQLLVAFTLYSQLPFGKMHARNAEIKQYAALIGRTPSALAMKLVNLASLDPMIIESGRSGLTQVSKMDRELWQEMDRDPDAFELQCQQAIAALPQHSPLSCTPSAQETPADYYGQERQHTVKTRIGQQLFRKRVLSAYHERCCITGLAEPSLLVASHILPWRDAPEHRLDPSNGLCLSALHDKAFDIGLITVNDHLELILSPRLKKRKDRATTSLFEAYEGKPLQLPPDARYAPNPAHLRYHREQVFVKR, from the coding sequence ATGGCCGCCACTTCACGCTGGACGCGCGAACAGCTCTTGGTTGCATTTACGCTCTACAGCCAATTACCGTTCGGCAAAATGCACGCCCGTAACGCCGAGATTAAGCAGTATGCCGCGCTTATCGGCAGAACCCCTTCGGCGCTGGCGATGAAGCTGGTGAATCTTGCCAGCCTCGACCCGATGATAATCGAGTCCGGCCGCAGTGGATTAACACAGGTTTCCAAAATGGACCGGGAGCTCTGGCAAGAAATGGACCGCGATCCCGATGCCTTCGAGCTGCAATGTCAGCAGGCGATAGCCGCACTCCCACAGCACTCGCCCTTATCCTGCACACCATCGGCCCAGGAAACGCCCGCCGACTATTACGGTCAGGAGCGTCAACATACGGTCAAAACCCGTATCGGCCAGCAACTGTTTCGCAAACGGGTATTGAGCGCTTACCACGAACGCTGCTGCATTACCGGGCTTGCAGAGCCCTCGTTATTGGTTGCCAGCCACATACTCCCCTGGCGCGACGCGCCAGAACACCGGCTTGACCCGAGCAACGGCTTGTGTCTTTCCGCCCTGCACGACAAGGCTTTTGATATCGGCCTGATTACGGTGAATGACCATCTGGAACTGATACTGTCACCACGGCTTAAAAAGCGTAAAGACCGCGCCACCACATCGCTGTTTGAAGCATATGAAGGCAAGCCACTGCAACTGCCACCAGACGCGCGTTATGCCCCCAACCCGGCTCACCTGCGCTATCACCGTGAACAGGTTTTCGTCAAACGCTAA
- a CDS encoding MFS transporter yields the protein MPARIGAILTIAFGIAMAVLDGTIVNVALPSIAADFNASPASSIWIVNAYQLAITMTLLSLSSLGDRIGYRRIYLVGLVLFTLTSLICALSDSLLTLTIARILQGLAGAALMSVNTALIRLIYPKDKLGRGMAINSLVVAVSSAAGPTLAAGILSVASWQWLFAINVPLGLVAWGLGWCFLPRNEGLKAQRFDTSGALLNAVTFGLFFIALGGFAQQQSGWLTLGELLLALLVGYVFFRRQLGQDAPLLPVDLLKIPVFALSVATSISSFCAQMLAMVSLPFYFQHMLHLNEIETGLLLTPWPLATVVVAPLAGRLIERVNAGVLCTLGLMMFSLGLYSLAWLPESPGYWDIALRMMLCGAGFGLFQSPNNHTIISAAPRHRSGGASGMLGTARLVGQTSGAALVALMFNLFSTQGTQVALMAAGSFAALAALVSGQRIARLSPR from the coding sequence ATGCCAGCGCGTATCGGCGCGATTCTGACGATTGCCTTCGGTATTGCCATGGCGGTGCTGGATGGCACGATTGTGAACGTGGCGCTGCCCAGTATTGCGGCTGATTTCAACGCCAGTCCGGCGTCATCTATCTGGATTGTGAACGCCTATCAACTGGCGATCACCATGACGCTACTGTCCCTCTCCTCACTGGGCGACCGCATCGGCTATCGCCGTATTTATCTGGTTGGGCTGGTGCTGTTTACGCTGACCTCGCTCATCTGTGCCTTGTCCGATTCGCTGCTTACATTGACGATTGCCCGCATTCTGCAAGGGTTGGCGGGGGCGGCGCTGATGAGTGTGAATACCGCGTTGATTCGGCTCATTTACCCAAAAGATAAACTCGGACGCGGTATGGCGATTAATTCGCTGGTGGTAGCGGTGTCGAGCGCTGCGGGGCCAACCCTTGCCGCCGGTATTTTGAGTGTGGCGTCATGGCAATGGCTGTTTGCCATCAATGTGCCGTTAGGTCTGGTGGCATGGGGGCTGGGCTGGTGCTTCTTGCCACGTAATGAGGGGCTTAAAGCTCAGCGTTTTGATACCTCTGGTGCATTGCTCAACGCAGTCACCTTTGGGCTGTTCTTTATCGCCCTGGGCGGTTTTGCCCAGCAACAGAGTGGCTGGCTGACGCTGGGTGAACTGCTGTTGGCGTTGCTGGTAGGGTACGTCTTTTTCCGCCGCCAGCTCGGCCAGGATGCCCCGCTGTTACCGGTGGATTTGCTGAAAATCCCGGTGTTTGCGCTCTCTGTTGCCACCTCGATAAGCTCCTTTTGCGCCCAGATGCTGGCGATGGTGTCGCTGCCGTTTTATTTCCAGCACATGCTGCATCTTAATGAGATTGAAACCGGGCTGCTGTTAACACCCTGGCCGCTGGCGACGGTGGTCGTTGCCCCGCTGGCCGGTCGCCTGATTGAACGCGTTAATGCCGGTGTGTTGTGTACGCTTGGTCTGATGATGTTTTCACTTGGGCTCTACTCGCTGGCCTGGCTGCCTGAATCGCCCGGCTACTGGGATATTGCGTTACGTATGATGCTGTGCGGCGCGGGGTTTGGTTTATTTCAGTCACCCAATAATCACACCATTATCAGTGCGGCACCGCGCCATCGCAGCGGTGGGGCTAGCGGAATGCTGGGGACGGCGCGTCTGGTCGGGCAGACCAGTGGCGCTGCGCTGGTGGCGCTGATGTTTAACCTGTTCAGTACGCAAGGCACACAGGTTGCCTTGATGGCGGCGGGTAGTTTTGCCGCGCTGGCCGCGCTGGTGAGTGGGCAACGCATTGCGCGCTTGTCGCCACGTTAA
- a CDS encoding LysE/ArgO family amino acid transporter, with translation MSIPVFITGFMSSAGLIVAIGAQNSFVLRQGMRKEHVFWVSSVCFLCDMVLMTLGVLGLGEMINSSKPALVTLTLAGVIFLLWYGYNALKSAWRGNNQLTMTPAGGNLRQRRSVIGTTLAVSLLNPHVYLDTVAIIGGISSAIAPALKLFYLAGAVSASFVWFYTIGYTAAACARYFANPTTWRIIDSLIGSYMIIMALQLCRFLYQA, from the coding sequence ATGTCGATACCTGTTTTTATCACCGGCTTTATGAGCAGTGCCGGGCTTATTGTTGCCATCGGTGCCCAAAATTCGTTTGTGCTGCGCCAGGGGATGCGCAAGGAACATGTGTTCTGGGTCAGTTCGGTGTGTTTTTTATGCGATATGGTATTGATGACCCTTGGCGTACTCGGTCTTGGTGAAATGATCAACAGCAGTAAACCAGCCCTCGTCACCCTGACTCTGGCAGGCGTTATCTTTTTACTGTGGTATGGGTATAACGCGCTGAAAAGCGCCTGGCGCGGCAACAATCAACTGACGATGACCCCGGCCGGTGGAAATCTGCGTCAGCGGCGTAGCGTTATTGGCACCACACTCGCCGTCAGCCTGCTTAATCCCCATGTCTATCTCGACACCGTAGCGATTATCGGCGGTATTTCTTCTGCCATCGCGCCAGCACTGAAGCTGTTTTATCTGGCCGGAGCCGTCAGCGCCTCATTCGTCTGGTTCTACACCATTGGTTATACCGCTGCCGCCTGTGCGCGTTATTTTGCCAACCCGACCACCTGGCGCATTATCGACAGCCTGATTGGCAGCTACATGATTATCATGGCATTACAGCTTTGCCGTTTTTTGTATCAGGCATAG
- a CDS encoding IS110 family RNA-guided transposase — translation MEQIIGIDLAKRVFQVHIVSAQGEKKANKMITREKLMAFIAQQPLSRIVMEACGSANYWSRQFKTFGHDVRQISPQYVSPFRMGNKNDKNDATAIVEADSRPGMRYVPEKSLEQQDIQCIHRVRQRLMKNRTALINQIRGLGLEYGIAIPEGAHKIMTCLPDYLEDAENELTALSRQLFHEIWLELQDCQQRIKTLDVRLEQISTQNEDTARLVNIPGIGPLGASALTIALGDSRSFNNGRHFASYLGLVPGEHSSGGKPRLLGITKRGDGYLRGLLIHGARSVVYRTVNLPDERCSALQRWLKGIIVRGGVNKAVVALANKNARVAWALVNQRTEYRIQ, via the coding sequence ATGGAACAAATTATCGGAATTGATCTGGCAAAGCGAGTTTTTCAGGTTCATATCGTTTCTGCACAAGGCGAGAAAAAGGCGAACAAAATGATCACTCGTGAAAAGCTGATGGCTTTTATTGCTCAGCAACCCTTGTCCAGAATTGTGATGGAAGCGTGCGGGAGTGCCAATTACTGGTCCCGCCAGTTTAAGACATTCGGGCATGACGTCAGACAAATCAGCCCGCAGTATGTGTCGCCCTTCAGAATGGGAAATAAGAACGACAAAAATGACGCCACCGCTATTGTCGAGGCTGACAGTCGTCCGGGAATGCGCTATGTACCAGAAAAAAGTCTTGAGCAGCAGGATATTCAGTGTATTCACCGGGTTCGCCAGCGGTTGATGAAAAACAGAACGGCGCTGATTAATCAGATTAGGGGGCTGGGTCTGGAATACGGTATTGCGATACCGGAAGGTGCACACAAAATCATGACCTGTCTGCCCGATTATCTGGAAGACGCGGAGAATGAACTTACCGCTCTCAGCCGACAACTGTTTCACGAAATATGGCTGGAACTGCAGGACTGCCAGCAACGTATCAAAACGCTGGATGTACGCCTGGAGCAGATAAGTACACAGAACGAGGATACAGCCCGGCTGGTAAATATACCGGGTATCGGGCCACTGGGGGCATCAGCACTGACGATAGCGCTGGGTGACAGCCGAAGTTTTAATAATGGCCGACATTTTGCCAGTTATCTGGGATTGGTGCCCGGTGAGCACAGCAGCGGCGGTAAACCCAGACTTTTGGGAATAACGAAGCGTGGCGATGGTTATCTGCGCGGCTTGCTTATCCATGGTGCCCGCTCCGTGGTTTATCGTACGGTTAACCTCCCGGATGAGCGGTGTAGTGCCCTCCAGAGATGGCTGAAGGGTATTATTGTTCGCGGCGGCGTGAATAAAGCCGTTGTGGCGCTGGCGAACAAAAATGCCCGGGTGGCCTGGGCATTGGTAAACCAGAGAACAGAGTATAGGATTCAGTAA
- a CDS encoding CopG family ribbon-helix-helix protein produces the protein MGQPAKQTISAQIPAELAAAVESLAIELDRSKSWVIKEALTAMIEERERQHQRILQGLADVDAGRVVNHADVLDFANKLKKS, from the coding sequence ATGGGACAGCCCGCAAAACAGACTATTAGTGCTCAGATACCCGCCGAGCTTGCTGCTGCGGTTGAAAGCCTGGCTATTGAATTGGATAGGTCGAAAAGTTGGGTGATTAAAGAAGCATTGACCGCAATGATCGAAGAGAGAGAACGTCAGCATCAACGGATTTTGCAAGGCCTTGCTGATGTTGATGCTGGAAGGGTGGTAAACCATGCTGATGTTCTCGATTTTGCCAATAAACTGAAAAAGTCGTAA
- a CDS encoding transcriptional regulator — translation MTQAERRHDRLAVRLSLIISRLVAGETLNMARLAAEFGVSIRTLRRDFRERLMYLDLEYSQGHCRLRTLGGGVQGALDALTFAHRAGLADIFPGLDRRLAGTLLTAGGMPCLVWQPPQAMSPGSSLVFYRLVSAIIAFQRVLLLADGERCDGLAPYRLISLDGRWYLTGELNGHITVHLLTAIHAVTVLNTTFIPRKRLSHLTTQAGFIQALPHFGFIRTVLSPAPSEKINEDSAS, via the coding sequence ATGACACAGGCAGAGCGCCGCCATGACCGGCTGGCTGTCAGGCTGTCACTGATAATCAGCCGCCTGGTTGCCGGTGAAACGCTGAATATGGCCCGGCTGGCTGCCGAGTTTGGCGTGTCAATCCGCACCTTGCGGCGGGATTTTCGCGAGCGGCTGATGTATCTGGACCTGGAATACAGTCAGGGGCATTGCCGCCTGCGCACCCTGGGTGGTGGAGTACAGGGGGCGCTGGATGCCCTGACCTTTGCACACCGGGCCGGACTTGCCGATATTTTTCCGGGGCTGGACCGGCGTCTGGCAGGTACGTTACTGACTGCCGGAGGGATGCCCTGTCTGGTTTGGCAGCCACCACAGGCAATGTCCCCCGGCAGCTCACTGGTGTTTTATCGGCTGGTTAGTGCCATTATCGCGTTTCAGCGGGTTCTGCTTCTGGCCGACGGGGAACGCTGTGACGGACTGGCACCGTACCGCCTGATATCCCTCGATGGTCGCTGGTATCTGACCGGCGAACTGAACGGGCATATCACTGTTCACCTGCTGACGGCCATTCATGCTGTAACGGTATTGAACACCACCTTTATCCCACGAAAGCGCCTGAGCCACTTAACCACACAAGCGGGTTTTATCCAGGCACTTCCGCACTTTGGCTTTATTCGTACCGTTCTATCACCGGCACCATCTGAAAAAATCAATGAGGACTCAGCCAGTTAA
- the radC gene encoding RadC family protein, which yields MSELSPSSPLSEHEQRIIRRAQRLLERHLRQPGEQFTASSYTRMWLQLHLAPLEREVFMVLFLDNQHRLIDREIMALGSINHVDIPIREIVKAALRHNAAAVILAHNHPSGHAEPSTPDRALTERLKSALELVDIRTLDHLVIGGNQVVSFAERGWL from the coding sequence ATGTCTGAATTATCACCGAGTTCGCCGTTGTCTGAGCACGAACAACGGATTATACGCCGGGCCCAGCGCCTGCTGGAGCGCCACCTGCGCCAGCCGGGCGAGCAGTTTACCGCCTCCTCCTATACCCGAATGTGGCTGCAACTGCATCTGGCTCCGCTGGAGCGGGAGGTGTTCATGGTGCTGTTTCTCGATAACCAGCATCGCCTGATAGACCGGGAAATCATGGCGCTGGGCAGCATCAACCATGTCGATATTCCCATCAGAGAAATCGTCAAGGCGGCCCTGCGCCACAACGCGGCAGCGGTGATCCTGGCGCACAACCACCCATCCGGCCATGCCGAACCGAGCACGCCAGACCGGGCGCTTACCGAACGGCTAAAAAGCGCTCTTGAGCTGGTGGATATCCGCACGCTGGATCATCTGGTGATTGGCGGCAATCAGGTGGTGTCGTTCGCCGAACGCGGCTGGCTGTAA